In one Streptomyces venezuelae genomic region, the following are encoded:
- the topA gene encoding type I DNA topoisomerase, translating to MSPTSETAQGGRRLVIVESPAKAKTIKSYLGPGYVVEASVGHIRDLPNGAAEVPEKYTGEVRRLGVDVEHDFQPIYVVNSDKKAQVKKLKDLLKESDELFLATDEDREGEAIAWHLLEVLKPKVPVHRMVFHEITKDAIRSAVANPRELNKRMVDAQETRRILDRLYGYEVSPVLWKKVMPRLSAGRVQSVATRLVVERERERIAFRSAEYWDLTGTFGTGRAGDASDPSQLVARLTTVDGKRIAQGRDFNSVGQLKSDTLHLDEANARALAAALQDTAFSVRSVESKPYRRSPYAPFRTTTMQQEASRKLGFGAKATMQVAQKLYENGFITYMRTDSTTLSDTAVAAARSQVTQLYGSDYLPDKPRTYAGKVKNAQEAHEAIRPSGDRFRTPAETGLTGDQFRLYELIWKRTVASQMKDATGNSVTVKIGGRASDGRDAEFSASGKTITFHGFLKAYVEGADDPNAELDDRERRLPQVNEGDALSADEISVDGHATKPPARYTEASLVKELEEREIGRPSTYASILGTILDRGYVFKKGTALVPSFLSFAVVNLLEKHFGRLVDYDFTAKMEDDLDRIARGEAQAVPWLRRFYFGEGEGSGGAAEAGNGDGDHLGGLKELVTDLGAIDAREVSSFPVGNDIVLRVGRYGPYIERGERDSENHQRADVPDDLAPDELTVEYAEELLAKPSGDFELGADPETGRQIIAKDGRYGPYVTEVLPEGTPKTGKNAVKPRTASLFKTMSLDTVTLEDALKLMSLPRVVGADAEGVEITAQNGRYGPYLKKGTDSRSIDTEEQLFTITLEEALEIYSKPKQRGRAAAKPPLKELGEDPVSGKPVVVKDGRFGAYVTDGETNATLRAADSVEDITPERGYELLAEKRAKGPAKKTAKKAAKKAPAKKAPAKKTAAKKTAAKKTTAAKTTAKKTAAKKTAASKAAASEE from the coding sequence TTGTCCCCGACCAGCGAGACCGCACAGGGCGGCCGCCGACTCGTCATCGTCGAGTCGCCTGCCAAGGCGAAGACGATCAAGAGCTACCTCGGCCCCGGCTACGTAGTCGAGGCCAGCGTCGGGCACATCCGCGACCTCCCCAACGGCGCCGCGGAGGTGCCCGAGAAGTACACCGGTGAGGTGCGCCGCCTCGGCGTGGACGTCGAACACGACTTCCAGCCCATCTATGTCGTCAACTCCGACAAGAAGGCGCAGGTCAAGAAGCTCAAGGACCTCCTCAAGGAGTCCGACGAACTCTTCCTCGCCACCGATGAGGACCGCGAGGGCGAAGCCATCGCGTGGCACCTCCTCGAGGTCCTGAAGCCCAAGGTCCCCGTCCACCGCATGGTGTTCCACGAGATCACCAAGGACGCGATCCGCAGCGCCGTCGCCAACCCGCGCGAGCTCAACAAGCGCATGGTCGACGCCCAGGAGACCCGCCGCATCCTCGACCGCCTCTACGGCTACGAGGTGTCGCCGGTCCTGTGGAAGAAGGTCATGCCGCGTCTGTCGGCAGGACGCGTGCAGTCCGTGGCCACCCGTCTCGTCGTCGAGCGCGAACGCGAGCGCATCGCCTTCCGCTCCGCCGAGTACTGGGACCTGACCGGCACCTTCGGCACCGGCCGCGCCGGTGACGCCTCCGACCCGTCGCAGCTCGTCGCCCGCCTCACCACGGTCGACGGCAAGCGCATCGCGCAGGGCCGCGACTTCAACTCCGTCGGGCAGCTCAAGTCCGACACCCTGCACCTGGACGAGGCGAACGCCCGCGCGCTGGCCGCCGCCCTCCAGGACACCGCTTTCTCCGTGCGGTCGGTCGAGTCCAAGCCGTACCGCCGCTCGCCGTACGCCCCGTTCCGTACGACGACGATGCAGCAGGAGGCCTCGCGCAAGCTGGGCTTCGGCGCGAAGGCCACCATGCAGGTGGCCCAGAAGCTGTACGAGAACGGCTTCATCACGTACATGCGTACGGACTCCACGACCCTGTCGGACACGGCGGTCGCCGCCGCGCGCTCGCAGGTCACGCAGCTCTACGGCAGCGACTACCTGCCGGACAAGCCCCGCACGTACGCCGGGAAGGTCAAGAACGCCCAGGAGGCGCACGAGGCGATCCGACCTTCGGGTGATCGTTTCCGCACGCCCGCCGAGACGGGTCTGACGGGCGACCAGTTCCGGCTCTACGAGCTCATCTGGAAGCGGACCGTCGCCTCCCAGATGAAGGACGCGACGGGCAACTCCGTCACGGTCAAGATCGGCGGCCGCGCCTCCGACGGCCGCGACGCCGAGTTCAGCGCGTCCGGCAAGACCATCACCTTCCACGGCTTCCTCAAGGCGTACGTCGAGGGCGCCGACGACCCGAACGCCGAGCTGGACGACCGCGAGCGCAGGCTCCCGCAGGTCAACGAGGGCGACGCGCTCTCCGCCGACGAGATCTCGGTCGACGGCCACGCCACCAAGCCCCCGGCCCGCTACACCGAGGCCTCGCTGGTCAAGGAGCTCGAAGAGCGCGAGATCGGCCGCCCGTCGACGTACGCGTCGATCCTCGGCACGATCCTCGACCGCGGATACGTCTTCAAGAAGGGGACGGCCCTCGTGCCCTCCTTCCTGTCGTTCGCCGTGGTCAACCTGCTCGAGAAGCACTTCGGCCGCCTCGTCGACTACGACTTCACCGCCAAGATGGAGGACGACCTCGACCGCATCGCGCGGGGCGAGGCGCAGGCCGTGCCGTGGCTGCGGCGCTTCTACTTCGGCGAGGGCGAGGGATCCGGCGGCGCAGCGGAGGCGGGCAACGGCGACGGCGACCACCTCGGCGGCCTCAAGGAGCTCGTCACCGACCTCGGCGCGATCGACGCCCGCGAGGTGTCCTCCTTCCCCGTCGGCAACGACATCGTGCTGCGCGTCGGGCGCTACGGCCCCTACATCGAGCGCGGCGAGCGCGACTCCGAGAACCACCAGCGCGCGGACGTCCCCGACGACCTGGCGCCCGACGAGCTGACCGTCGAGTACGCGGAGGAGCTGCTCGCCAAGCCGAGCGGCGACTTCGAGCTCGGCGCCGACCCGGAGACCGGCCGTCAGATCATCGCCAAGGACGGGCGCTACGGCCCGTACGTCACCGAGGTGCTCCCCGAGGGCACCCCGAAGACCGGCAAGAACGCGGTCAAGCCGCGCACGGCCTCCCTCTTCAAGACCATGTCGCTCGACACGGTCACTCTGGAGGACGCCCTCAAGCTGATGTCCCTCCCGCGCGTGGTGGGTGCCGACGCGGAAGGCGTCGAGATCACCGCGCAGAACGGGCGGTACGGGCCGTACCTGAAGAAGGGCACCGACTCGCGCTCCATCGACACCGAGGAGCAGCTCTTCACCATCACGCTGGAAGAGGCCCTGGAGATCTACTCCAAGCCGAAGCAGCGTGGCCGCGCCGCCGCGAAGCCGCCGCTCAAGGAGCTCGGCGAGGACCCGGTCAGCGGAAAGCCGGTCGTCGTCAAGGACGGCCGCTTCGGGGCGTACGTCACGGACGGCGAGACGAACGCGACGCTGCGGGCGGCCGACTCCGTCGAGGACATCACCCCCGAGCGGGGCTACGAGCTCCTCGCGGAGAAGCGGGCTAAGGGCCCCGCCAAGAAGACCGCGAAGAAGGCGGCCAAGAAGGCACCTGCCAAGAAGGCGCCCGCCAAGAAGACCGCTGCCAAGAAAACGGCGGCCAAGAAGACCACGGCCGCGAAGACCACGGCAAAGAAGACTGCCGCCAAGAAGACGGCCGCTTCGAAGGCTGCCGCTTCGGAGGAGTGA
- a CDS encoding small secreted protein: MEGTNPVNKKLAAALSGGAVLVLALSGCSDDGNKKLDDWAKKVCDSVQPQSKKIADANAAIQKETSDNSSPGDVQKTDSKAFKDMSDAYKSMGDAVKKAGAPPVDDGKKKTDDAVKELNAISKSYGDLKKQVDGLDTKNQADFADGLKDVAGELDKLSKSGNEALEKLQEGEVGKAMGKQDSCKSASATPSGKS, from the coding sequence ATGGAAGGGACCAATCCGGTGAACAAGAAGCTTGCAGCCGCACTGTCCGGCGGTGCGGTACTGGTACTCGCTTTGTCAGGGTGCAGCGACGACGGCAACAAGAAGCTGGACGACTGGGCCAAGAAGGTCTGTGACTCGGTGCAGCCGCAGTCGAAGAAGATCGCGGACGCCAACGCCGCGATCCAGAAGGAGACCTCTGACAACAGCTCGCCGGGCGACGTCCAGAAGACCGACTCCAAGGCGTTCAAGGACATGTCCGACGCCTACAAGTCGATGGGCGACGCAGTGAAGAAGGCGGGCGCGCCCCCGGTCGACGACGGCAAGAAGAAGACGGACGACGCCGTCAAGGAGCTCAACGCCATCTCCAAGTCGTACGGCGACCTGAAGAAGCAGGTCGACGGCTTGGACACCAAGAACCAGGCGGACTTCGCCGACGGCCTCAAGGACGTCGCGGGCGAGCTGGACAAGCTCAGCAAGAGCGGCAACGAGGCCCTGGAGAAGCTGCAGGAGGGCGAGGTCGGCAAGGCGATGGGCAAGCAGGACAGCTGCAAGAGCGCGTCCGCCACGCCCTCCGGCAAGAGCTGA
- a CDS encoding ATP-binding protein, with protein sequence MATVELRFSALPEHVRTARLVAAAVARRAGVDEAVLDEVRLAVGEACTRAVGLHQSSGVTAPVRVALIEDEKQFSIEVGDEAPRAAPGDRVPGGRLDDGEEADAEGEDEMGLAVISGLVDDVEVTAGEAGGLIRMSWPTTPAPLVP encoded by the coding sequence ATGGCCACCGTTGAGCTCCGCTTCAGCGCCCTGCCCGAGCACGTCAGGACCGCCCGTCTGGTGGCGGCCGCGGTGGCGCGCAGGGCCGGGGTGGACGAGGCCGTTCTCGACGAGGTCAGGCTCGCCGTCGGCGAAGCCTGCACGCGCGCCGTCGGGCTGCATCAGAGCAGCGGAGTGACGGCGCCGGTGCGGGTCGCGCTGATCGAGGACGAGAAGCAGTTCTCCATCGAGGTCGGCGACGAGGCTCCCCGTGCGGCACCCGGTGACCGGGTGCCCGGCGGGCGTCTCGACGACGGCGAAGAGGCGGATGCCGAGGGCGAGGACGAGATGGGCCTCGCGGTCATCAGCGGCCTCGTGGACGACGTGGAGGTCACGGCCGGCGAGGCCGGTGGCCTGATCCGCATGAGCTGGCCGACGACGCCGGCGCCACTCGTGCCCTGA
- a CDS encoding methyltransferase, giving the protein MSNASLPLPSSERADVAAALRDALLAADFTADGLLDLLGAPAYTALARSETVPALRATRGDGALPALVRLFLLQESVPHARVADVLPVDVLLESDWLAERDGELWATVDVRPYGGPSGEDWFIVSDLGCAVGGAGGIGKHEEGVVLGVGGASTTLAGVTVRLPVASALDLGTGSGIQALHAAQHATRVTATDLNPRALRFTRLTLALSGAPEADLREGSLFEPVADETYDLIVSNPPFVISPGARLTYRDGGMGGDDLCRSLVQEAGEHLNEGGYAHFLANWQHVEGEEWQDRLRSWVPRDCDAWIVQREVQDITQYAELWLRDAGDHRTDSAEYAARYDAWLDEFEARGTRAVGFGWITLRKTAVAEPSVTVEEWPHPVEQPLGETVREFFERQDYLRAHDDAALLTAHFKLADEVVQEQVGLPGAEDPEHVVLRQNRGMRRATKVDTVGAGFAGVCDGSLSAGRILDAIAQLVGEDPVLLRDRTPAQIRLLVQQGFLLPASE; this is encoded by the coding sequence GTGAGTAACGCCTCCCTTCCCCTGCCCTCGTCCGAACGCGCCGATGTCGCCGCCGCCCTGCGCGACGCGCTGCTCGCCGCCGACTTCACCGCCGACGGGCTGCTCGACCTGCTCGGGGCCCCGGCCTACACCGCGCTGGCCCGCAGCGAGACCGTGCCCGCGCTGCGGGCCACGCGCGGGGACGGGGCGCTCCCGGCGCTCGTACGGCTCTTCCTGCTCCAGGAATCGGTGCCCCACGCGCGCGTGGCCGACGTTCTCCCCGTCGACGTACTCCTGGAGAGCGACTGGCTGGCAGAGCGGGACGGCGAGCTGTGGGCGACGGTGGACGTGCGGCCGTACGGCGGGCCGAGCGGCGAGGACTGGTTCATCGTCTCCGACCTCGGGTGCGCGGTCGGCGGTGCCGGCGGCATCGGCAAGCACGAGGAGGGCGTCGTCCTCGGCGTGGGCGGCGCCTCCACCACGCTGGCCGGCGTCACGGTGCGCCTGCCCGTCGCGAGCGCCCTCGACCTCGGCACCGGCTCCGGCATCCAGGCCCTGCACGCCGCCCAGCACGCCACGCGCGTGACCGCGACCGACCTCAACCCGCGGGCGCTGCGCTTCACGCGGCTCACCCTGGCGCTGTCCGGCGCCCCGGAGGCGGACCTGCGGGAGGGCTCCCTCTTCGAGCCGGTGGCGGACGAGACGTACGACCTGATCGTCTCCAACCCGCCCTTCGTCATCTCGCCGGGTGCACGGCTCACGTACCGGGACGGCGGCATGGGCGGGGACGATCTGTGCCGCTCGCTCGTTCAGGAGGCGGGGGAGCATTTGAACGAAGGGGGGTACGCGCACTTCCTGGCCAACTGGCAGCACGTGGAGGGCGAGGAGTGGCAGGACCGGCTGCGGTCCTGGGTGCCGCGCGACTGCGACGCCTGGATCGTGCAGCGCGAGGTGCAGGACATCACGCAGTACGCCGAGCTGTGGCTGCGCGACGCGGGGGACCATCGCACGGACTCCGCGGAGTACGCCGCGCGGTACGACGCGTGGCTGGACGAGTTCGAGGCGCGGGGCACGCGCGCCGTCGGGTTCGGCTGGATCACGCTCAGGAAGACGGCCGTCGCCGAGCCGTCCGTCACCGTCGAGGAGTGGCCGCACCCCGTCGAGCAGCCGCTCGGCGAGACGGTGCGCGAGTTCTTCGAACGGCAGGACTACCTGCGCGCCCACGACGACGCCGCGTTGCTCACCGCGCACTTCAAGCTGGCCGACGAGGTCGTGCAGGAGCAGGTCGGACTGCCGGGCGCCGAGGACCCGGAGCACGTCGTGCTGCGCCAGAACCGCGGCATGCGCAGGGCCACCAAGGTCGACACGGTGGGAGCCGGGTTCGCGGGCGTCTGCGACGGCTCGCTGAGCGCCGGGCGGATTCTGGACGCCATCGCGCAACTGGTCGGCGAGGACCCGGTGTTGCTGCGGGACCGTACGCCCGCGCAGATCAGGCTGCTCGTGCAGCAGGGCTTCCTGCTGCCCGCGTCGGAGTAG
- a CDS encoding sodium-translocating pyrophosphatase has protein sequence MAGLSTPHQFDHPTTFAAAVLTDDNRLIVMVIAAVALAALVVAGVLVRQVLAAGEGTDSMKKIAAAVQEGANAYLGRQLRTLGVFAVVVFFLLMLLPADDWNQRAGRSIFFLVGAAFSATTGYIGMWLAVRSNVRVAAAAREATPAEGEPEKDLTAVSHKAMKIAFRTGGVVGMFTVGLGLLGASCVVLVYAADAPKVLEGFGLGAALIAMFMRVGGGIFTKAADVGADLVGKVEQGIPEDDPRNAATIADNVGDNVGDCAGMAADLFESYAVTLVAALILGKVAFGDSGLAFPLLVPAIGVVTAMIGIFAVAPRRSDRSGMSAINRGFFISAVISLVLVAAAVFIYLPSTYADLDGVTDAAIKGHGGDPRVLALVAVAIGIVMAALIQQLTGYFTETTRRPVKDIGKTSLTGPATVILAGISIGLESAVYTALLIGLGVYGAFLLGGTSIMLALFAVALAGTGLLTTVGVIVAMDTFGPVSDNAQGIAEMSGDVEGAGAQVLTDLDAVGNTTKAITKGIAIATAVLAASALFGSYRDAIAEAAKDVGEKLGDGAPMNLVMDISQPNNLVGLILGAAVVFLFSGLAINAVSRSAGAVVYEVRRQFREKPGIMDYTEQPEYGRVVDICTKDALRELATPGLLAVLTPIAVGFSLGVGALGSFLAGAIGTGTLMAVFLANSGGAWDNAKKLVEDGHHGGKGSEAHAATVIGDTVGDPFKDTAGPAINPLLKVMNLVALLIAPAVVKFSYGDDASVGMRVLIAALSIAVIIGAVYVSKRRGIAVGDEGNSERVAKPADPAVVS, from the coding sequence ATGGCGGGGCTTTCTACCCCTCATCAGTTTGACCATCCCACAACCTTCGCAGCCGCAGTCCTGACAGACGACAACCGTCTCATCGTGATGGTGATCGCCGCCGTCGCGCTGGCGGCGCTCGTCGTCGCGGGTGTGCTCGTACGACAAGTACTCGCGGCGGGCGAGGGCACCGACAGCATGAAGAAGATCGCGGCGGCGGTCCAGGAAGGCGCGAATGCCTATCTGGGTCGACAGCTGCGCACTCTCGGCGTATTCGCCGTCGTGGTGTTCTTCCTGCTCATGCTGCTGCCCGCGGACGACTGGAATCAGCGCGCCGGACGATCGATCTTCTTCTTGGTCGGAGCGGCGTTCTCGGCGACCACCGGTTATATCGGTATGTGGCTCGCCGTACGCAGCAATGTGCGCGTGGCGGCCGCCGCCCGAGAGGCCACTCCGGCAGAGGGTGAACCCGAAAAGGATCTCACCGCTGTCTCGCACAAGGCCATGAAGATCGCTTTCCGCACGGGCGGCGTAGTCGGCATGTTCACGGTGGGGCTCGGTCTTCTGGGCGCCTCCTGTGTGGTGCTCGTCTACGCGGCCGACGCGCCGAAGGTGCTCGAAGGTTTCGGCCTCGGTGCCGCGTTGATCGCGATGTTCATGCGTGTCGGCGGCGGCATCTTCACCAAGGCCGCCGACGTCGGCGCCGACCTGGTCGGCAAGGTCGAGCAGGGCATTCCGGAGGACGATCCGCGCAATGCCGCGACCATCGCCGACAACGTGGGCGACAACGTCGGCGACTGCGCCGGTATGGCCGCCGACCTCTTCGAGTCGTACGCCGTGACGCTCGTCGCGGCGCTGATCCTCGGCAAGGTGGCGTTCGGCGACTCCGGGCTCGCCTTCCCCCTGCTCGTCCCGGCCATCGGCGTCGTGACGGCGATGATCGGCATCTTCGCGGTGGCGCCCCGGCGCTCCGACCGCAGCGGGATGAGCGCCATCAACCGCGGCTTCTTCATCTCCGCGGTCATCTCGCTCGTACTCGTGGCCGCGGCGGTCTTCATCTACCTGCCGTCCACGTACGCGGACCTGGACGGCGTCACGGACGCCGCGATCAAGGGCCACGGCGGCGATCCGCGGGTCCTCGCGCTCGTCGCCGTCGCCATCGGCATCGTGATGGCCGCGCTGATCCAGCAGCTCACCGGCTACTTCACCGAGACCACCCGGCGTCCCGTGAAGGACATCGGGAAGACCTCGCTCACCGGCCCGGCCACCGTCATTCTCGCCGGTATCTCGATCGGCCTGGAATCGGCCGTCTACACCGCGCTGCTGATCGGGCTCGGCGTGTACGGGGCGTTCCTGCTCGGCGGTACGTCGATCATGCTCGCCCTCTTCGCGGTCGCGCTCGCCGGTACGGGACTGCTGACCACGGTCGGCGTCATCGTCGCCATGGACACGTTCGGGCCCGTCTCCGACAACGCGCAGGGCATCGCCGAGATGTCCGGCGACGTCGAGGGCGCGGGCGCGCAGGTCCTCACCGACCTGGACGCCGTCGGCAACACCACCAAGGCCATCACCAAGGGCATCGCCATCGCGACCGCGGTCCTCGCGGCGTCGGCGCTCTTCGGCTCGTACCGCGACGCCATCGCGGAGGCGGCCAAGGACGTCGGCGAGAAACTCGGCGACGGCGCTCCGATGAACCTCGTGATGGACATCTCACAGCCCAACAACCTGGTGGGCCTGATCCTCGGCGCCGCGGTCGTCTTCCTCTTCTCGGGGCTCGCGATCAACGCGGTGTCGCGGTCGGCGGGCGCCGTGGTCTACGAGGTGCGGCGGCAGTTCCGTGAGAAGCCCGGGATCATGGACTACACCGAGCAGCCCGAGTACGGGCGCGTCGTCGACATCTGCACCAAGGACGCGTTGCGCGAGCTGGCCACACCGGGTCTGCTCGCCGTGCTCACGCCGATCGCGGTCGGCTTCTCGCTCGGCGTCGGCGCGCTCGGCTCGTTCCTCGCCGGCGCGATCGGCACGGGCACGCTCATGGCGGTCTTCCTCGCCAACTCCGGGGGCGCCTGGGACAACGCCAAGAAGCTCGTCGAGGACGGGCACCACGGCGGCAAGGGCAGCGAGGCGCATGCCGCGACCGTCATCGGCGACACGGTCGGCGACCCGTTCAAGGACACCGCGGGTCCCGCGATCAACCCCCTGCTGAAGGTGATGAACCTGGTGGCGCTGCTCATCGCGCCCGCGGTCGTCAAGTTCAGCTACGGGGACGACGCGAGCGTCGGAATGCGGGTGCTGATCGCGGCGCTCTCCATCGCGGTCATCATCGGCGCGGTCTACGTCTCCAAGCGGCGCGGCATCGCCGTCGGGGACGAGGGCAACTCCGAGCGGGTGGCCAAGCCGGCCGACCCGGCGGTGGTCTCGTAG
- a CDS encoding DEAD/DEAH box helicase yields the protein MAFNHLPAGVHDAFGPLSIPPVTHSMPMAKISPPGGPSAGAPARTSPRTVLDRLTAGPSRASRVTHTEHLPPREARYAVWPDRIRSEVISAVQAAGIEHPWAHQALAAEHALDGESVVVATGTASGKSLAYLTPVLSALLDGSEAPNGRGTTALYLAPTKALAADQRRAVRALAAPLGNAVRPAVYDGDTPFEEREWVRQYANYVLTNPDMLHRGILPSHPRWSSFLRSLRYVVIDECHTYRGVFGSHVAQVLRRLRRLCARYGSEPVFLLASATCADPSASAERLTGLPVKEVADDASPRGDLVFALWEPPLTELHGEKGAPVRRTATAETADLLTDLTVQGVRSVAFVRSRRGAELVSVIAQERLAEVDRSLPRRVAAYRGGYLPEERRALERALHSGELLGLAATTALELGVDVSGLDAVVIAGYPGTRASLWQQAGRAGRSAQGALAVLVARDDPLDTYLVHHPEALFQQPVECTVLDPDNPYVLAPHLCAAASELPLVEEDFALFGPTTEELLPQLEAAKLLRRRTRAWHWTRRERAADLTDIRGEGGKPVQIVEEGTGRLLGTVDASAAHTSVHEGAVHLHQGRTYLVRHLDLEDSVALVEEAAPPYSTTARDTTAISILETDTEIPWGAGRLCYGSVEVTNQVVSFLRRRVITGEVLGETKLDLPPRTLRTRAVWWTVTEDQLDAARINPEILGGALHAAEHASIGMLPLFATCDRWDIGGVSVPLHPDTLLPTVFVYDGHPGGAGFAERAFHTAREWLTATREAIASCECEAGCPSCIQSPKCGNGNDPLHKRGAVRLLSVLLRDAGADGGA from the coding sequence ATGGCATTCAATCACTTACCGGCAGGCGTGCACGACGCCTTCGGACCATTGTCCATCCCGCCAGTGACACACTCGATGCCGATGGCCAAAATTTCTCCTCCCGGAGGACCCTCTGCGGGCGCCCCGGCACGCACGTCCCCGCGGACCGTTCTTGACCGGCTCACCGCGGGGCCGAGCCGTGCATCGCGCGTCACTCATACGGAGCACCTGCCCCCACGTGAGGCCCGGTATGCAGTCTGGCCCGACCGCATCCGGTCCGAGGTCATATCCGCCGTCCAGGCCGCCGGCATCGAGCACCCCTGGGCGCACCAGGCGCTCGCCGCCGAGCACGCCCTGGACGGGGAATCCGTCGTCGTCGCCACCGGCACCGCATCCGGCAAATCCCTGGCCTACCTCACCCCCGTCCTCTCCGCCCTCCTGGACGGCTCGGAGGCGCCGAACGGGCGCGGCACCACCGCCCTGTACCTCGCCCCCACGAAGGCCCTCGCCGCCGACCAGCGCCGCGCCGTCCGCGCCCTGGCAGCCCCTCTCGGCAACGCGGTACGCCCCGCCGTCTACGACGGCGACACCCCCTTCGAGGAACGCGAATGGGTCCGGCAGTACGCCAATTACGTCCTGACCAACCCCGACATGCTGCACCGCGGGATACTCCCCTCCCACCCGCGCTGGTCCTCCTTCCTGCGCTCCCTGCGCTACGTCGTCATCGACGAGTGCCACACCTATCGCGGCGTCTTCGGCTCCCACGTCGCCCAGGTCCTGCGCCGCCTGCGCCGCCTCTGCGCCCGCTACGGCTCCGAGCCCGTCTTCCTCCTCGCCTCCGCCACCTGCGCCGACCCCTCGGCGTCCGCGGAGCGCCTCACCGGCCTTCCCGTGAAGGAGGTCGCCGACGACGCCTCACCCCGCGGCGACCTCGTCTTCGCCCTCTGGGAACCCCCTCTCACCGAGCTCCACGGCGAGAAGGGCGCCCCCGTCCGCCGCACCGCCACCGCCGAGACCGCCGACCTCCTCACCGACCTCACCGTCCAGGGAGTCCGATCGGTCGCCTTCGTACGCTCCCGGCGCGGCGCCGAACTCGTCTCCGTGATCGCCCAGGAACGCCTCGCCGAGGTCGACCGCTCCCTGCCCCGGCGTGTCGCGGCCTATCGCGGTGGCTACCTCCCCGAGGAGCGCCGCGCCCTGGAGCGCGCCCTGCACTCCGGTGAGCTCCTCGGGCTCGCCGCCACCACCGCCCTCGAACTCGGCGTCGACGTCTCGGGGCTGGACGCGGTCGTCATCGCCGGATACCCGGGCACGCGGGCCTCGCTCTGGCAGCAGGCCGGGCGGGCGGGACGGTCGGCGCAGGGCGCGCTCGCCGTCCTCGTCGCCCGGGACGATCCGCTGGACACGTATCTCGTCCACCACCCCGAAGCGCTGTTCCAGCAGCCCGTCGAATGCACGGTCCTCGACCCCGACAACCCGTACGTACTCGCGCCTCACCTCTGCGCGGCCGCCTCCGAACTCCCGCTGGTCGAGGAGGACTTCGCCCTCTTCGGCCCCACCACCGAGGAACTCCTCCCGCAGTTGGAGGCCGCGAAGCTCCTCCGGCGCCGGACCAGGGCCTGGCACTGGACCCGCCGGGAGCGGGCCGCCGACCTCACCGACATCCGCGGCGAGGGCGGGAAGCCCGTCCAGATCGTCGAAGAGGGCACGGGGCGGCTGCTCGGCACGGTCGACGCGTCCGCCGCGCACACGAGCGTGCACGAGGGCGCGGTCCATCTCCACCAAGGGCGTACGTATCTCGTGCGCCACCTCGACCTGGAGGACTCCGTCGCCCTCGTCGAGGAGGCCGCGCCGCCCTACTCCACGACCGCCCGCGACACGACGGCGATCTCCATCCTGGAAACGGACACGGAGATCCCCTGGGGTGCGGGGCGCCTCTGCTACGGCTCCGTCGAAGTCACCAACCAAGTCGTCTCCTTCCTGCGTCGACGCGTCATCACCGGCGAGGTCCTCGGCGAGACCAAGCTGGACCTCCCTCCCCGCACGCTGCGGACGCGCGCGGTGTGGTGGACGGTGACCGAGGACCAACTCGACGCCGCACGCATCAATCCCGAGATCCTCGGCGGCGCGCTGCACGCCGCGGAACACGCGTCCATCGGCATGCTTCCGCTCTTCGCCACGTGTGACCGATGGGACATCGGTGGCGTCTCCGTCCCGCTGCACCCGGACACGCTCCTTCCCACGGTCTTCGTCTACGACGGCCACCCCGGCGGGGCGGGCTTCGCCGAGCGCGCCTTCCACACGGCCCGCGAATGGCTCACGGCCACCCGCGAGGCCATCGCCTCCTGCGAATGCGAGGCGGGCTGCCCTTCCTGCATCCAGTCCCCCAAGTGCGGCAACGGCAACGACCCACTGCACAAGCGGGGTGCGGTACGCCTGCTCTCGGTACTGCTGCGCGACGCGGGGGCTGACGGGGGCGCCTAG
- the bldG gene encoding anti-sigma factor antagonist BldG, which yields MDLSLSTRTVGDRTVVEVGGEIDVYTAPKLREQLVELVNDGSFHLVVDMEGVDFLDSTGLGVLVGGLKRVRAHEGSLRLVCNQERILKIFRITGLTKVFPIHTSVEEAVAATD from the coding sequence GTGGACCTGTCCCTGTCGACCCGTACCGTCGGCGATCGTACGGTCGTCGAGGTCGGTGGCGAAATCGATGTATATACCGCGCCCAAGCTGCGCGAGCAGTTGGTCGAGCTGGTGAACGACGGCAGTTTTCATCTGGTCGTCGACATGGAGGGCGTGGACTTCCTCGACTCCACCGGGCTCGGCGTGCTGGTCGGCGGCCTGAAGCGCGTGCGTGCCCATGAGGGCTCGCTGCGCCTGGTCTGCAACCAGGAGCGCATTCTCAAGATTTTCCGTATCACCGGCCTGACCAAGGTGTTCCCCATCCACACCTCGGTCGAGGAAGCGGTCGCGGCCACCGACTGA